From Camelina sativa cultivar DH55 chromosome 7, Cs, whole genome shotgun sequence, one genomic window encodes:
- the LOC104703498 gene encoding protein N-lysine methyltransferase METTL21A-like isoform X1: protein MGSESEKRREANKEEEEEEEEIVCLESFFINDDYQLTKFTFGSHVLELYCLQSASTDFDLTGQLVWPGAMLMNGYLSENAEILQGCSILELGSGVGITGVLCSKFCRKVIFTDHNDEVLKILKKNIELHGHSSGPNPSAELEAAKLEWGNSDHLGEILQKHKYGFDLILGADICFQQSSVPLLFDSVEQLLRIRGHGNCKFILAYVSRARQMDSAILREGAQHGMLMNEVSGTRCTVANLEGVIYEINLQ, encoded by the exons ATGGGTAGCGAAAGTGAGAAACGGAGAGAAGCaaataaagaagaggaagaagaagaagaagaaatagtcTGTTTGGAGTCCTTCTTCATCAACGATGA TTATCAGTTGACCAAGTTTACGTTTGGTTCTCATGTTCTTGAACTCTACTGTCTCCAATCAGCTTCAA CTGATTTTGATTTAACAGGGCAGCTGGTTTGGCCTGGTGCGATGCTTATGAATGGTTATCTCTCAGAAAATGCTGAGATTCTCCAGGGATGTTCAATTTTGGAGTTGGGATCTGGCGTTG GGATAACTGGAGTTCTCTGTAGCAAATTTTGCCGTAAAGTTATTTTTACTGACCATAACGATGAAGTGCTCAAG ATACTGAAGAAAAACATCGAGCTGCATGGACATTCCAGCGGTCCTAACCCCTCAGCTg AACTAGAGGCTGCAAAGCTAGAATGGGGAAATAGTGATCATCTAGGTGAAATTTTACAGAAACACAAATATGGCTTTGATCTTATCCTTGGAGCTGATATCT GCTTTCAGCAATCAAGTGTGCCATTGCTATTTGACAGTGTTGAGCAGCTTCTGCGGATCAGGGGACATGGAAACTGCAAGTTCATTTTAGCATACGTATCACGGGCTAGACA GATGGATTCTGCGATCTTGAGAGAAGGCGCTCAGCACGGGATGCTGATGAATGAAGTTTCTGGGACTCGGTGTACCGTAGCAAACTTGGAAGGTGTCATATATGAGATCAATCttcaatag
- the LOC104703498 gene encoding protein N-lysine methyltransferase METTL21A-like isoform X2, producing the protein MGSESEKRREANKEEEEEEEEIVCLESFFINDDYQLTKFTFGSHVLELYCLQSASTDFDLTGQLVWPGAMLMNGYLSENAEILQGCSILELGSGVGITGVLCSKFCRKVIFTDHNDEVLKILKKNIELHGHSSGPNPSAEAAKLEWGNSDHLGEILQKHKYGFDLILGADICFQQSSVPLLFDSVEQLLRIRGHGNCKFILAYVSRARQMDSAILREGAQHGMLMNEVSGTRCTVANLEGVIYEINLQ; encoded by the exons ATGGGTAGCGAAAGTGAGAAACGGAGAGAAGCaaataaagaagaggaagaagaagaagaagaaatagtcTGTTTGGAGTCCTTCTTCATCAACGATGA TTATCAGTTGACCAAGTTTACGTTTGGTTCTCATGTTCTTGAACTCTACTGTCTCCAATCAGCTTCAA CTGATTTTGATTTAACAGGGCAGCTGGTTTGGCCTGGTGCGATGCTTATGAATGGTTATCTCTCAGAAAATGCTGAGATTCTCCAGGGATGTTCAATTTTGGAGTTGGGATCTGGCGTTG GGATAACTGGAGTTCTCTGTAGCAAATTTTGCCGTAAAGTTATTTTTACTGACCATAACGATGAAGTGCTCAAG ATACTGAAGAAAAACATCGAGCTGCATGGACATTCCAGCGGTCCTAACCCCTCAGCTg AGGCTGCAAAGCTAGAATGGGGAAATAGTGATCATCTAGGTGAAATTTTACAGAAACACAAATATGGCTTTGATCTTATCCTTGGAGCTGATATCT GCTTTCAGCAATCAAGTGTGCCATTGCTATTTGACAGTGTTGAGCAGCTTCTGCGGATCAGGGGACATGGAAACTGCAAGTTCATTTTAGCATACGTATCACGGGCTAGACA GATGGATTCTGCGATCTTGAGAGAAGGCGCTCAGCACGGGATGCTGATGAATGAAGTTTCTGGGACTCGGTGTACCGTAGCAAACTTGGAAGGTGTCATATATGAGATCAATCttcaatag
- the LOC104703499 gene encoding probable ethanolamine kinase, translated as MGAAKNNNNIWALANAEDGGGANGNANANAQQIPYSSFVVDTSLPLPLMIPRIIELCKDLFKNWRELDDSLFSVERVSGGITNLLLKVSVKEDTDRQVSVTVRLYGPNTEYVINREREILAIKYLSAAGFGAKLLGGFGNGMVQSFINARTLEPSDMREPKIAAEIAKELGKFHKVDIPGSKEPQLWVDILKFYEKASTLRFEEPDKQKLFETISFQELHKEIIELREFTGLLNAPVVFAHNDLLSGNLMLNDEEEKLYLIDFEYGSYNYRGFDIGNHFNEYAGYDCDYSQYPSNEEQYHFIKHYLQPDKPDEVSVAEVESVFIETDAYKLASHLYWAIWAIIQARMSPIEFEYLGYFFLRYNEYKKQKPLTFSLVTSYRSATL; from the exons atggGAGCAgcgaagaataataataatatatgggCATTAGCCAACGCCGAAGATGGAGGAGGAGCTAACGGCAACGCCAACGCCAACGCCCAACAGATTCCATATTCTTCCTTCGTCGTCGATACGTCTTTGCCTCTTCCTCTCATGATTCCTCGTATCAT AGAGCTATGTAAAGATCTGTTCAAGAATTGGCGAGAGCTTGATGATTCACTCTTCTCTGTCGAGAGAGTATCAGGAGGCATCACAAATCTAT TGCTCAAGGTTTCTGTGAAGGAAGACACAGATAGACAAGTATCTGTAACAGTTCGACTGTATGGGCCTAACACGGAGTATGTTATTAACCGTGAGAGAGAGATACTG GCTATCAAGTATCTCTCGGCTGCTGGATTTGGTGCCAAGTTGCTTGGTGGATTTGGAAATGGCATGGTGCAATCATTCATCAATGCAAGAACCTTAGAGCCATCAG ACATGAGAGAGCCAAAGATTGCTGCGGAAATTGCCAAAGAGCTTGGAAAGTTTCATAAAGTGGACATACCAGGTTCCAAGGAACCTCAGTTGTGGGTTGATATCTTGAAGTTCTATGAAAAAG CATCTACTCTTAGGTTTGAAGAGCCTGACAAGCAGAAGCTCTTTGAGACAATTTCGTTTCAAGAACTGCATAAAGAAATTATTGAACTCAGG GAATTCACAGGCTTACTTAACGCACCTGTGGTATTTGCTCATAACGATTTACTCTCAGGAAACCTGATGCTGAATGACGAAGAAG AGAAACTATACTTGATTGATTTTGAGTATGGATCATACAACTATAGAGGCTTCGACATCGGAAATCACTTCAATGAATATGCAGGATACGACTGTGATTACAGCCA GTACCCAAGTAATGAGGAACAATATCATTTCATCAAGCATTACTTGCAGCCAGACAAACCAGACGAG GTCAGTGTTGCTGAAGTAGAATCAGTCTTCATAGAGACAGATGCATACAAATTAGCTTCTCATTTGTACTGGGCAATATGGGCGATCATCCAG GCAAGGATGTCTCCCATTGAGTTTGAATATTTGGGTTACTTCTTTTTGCGGTACAACGAATACAAGAAGCAAAAGCCTCTTACCTTTTCACTTGTTACATCTTACAGGTCTGCAACTTTGTAG
- the LOC104703500 gene encoding uncharacterized protein LOC104703500 — protein MTTLSGQPSLPQMHSLFSKLRPFLSHSPSFTAPFTRRRSLAFSALPTTKAIGAALMKEKWLDSLSLSSLDEDTTQQSSESSCVIGIDPDLSGALALLKFDHLGSSSSSSSAQVFDTPHIPVLVGKRVRKRLDAKSIVQLIQSLDVPSGSRVYIEQSNPFPKDGKQGWYSGGFGYGLWIGTLVASGFCVIPVSASLWKRHFQLASGSSTKDDSRRVAAELFPSLSSQLKRKKDHGRAEALLIAAYGEALRTEKLLIPPQLLVPQINYLENQLVEVQ, from the exons ATGACGACATTGTCCGGCCAACCGTCGCTGCCACAGATGCATAGTCTCTTCTCAAAGCTCAGACCTTTCCTTTCTCATTCGCCGTCTTTCACAGCTCCGTTCACTCGCCGGCGAAGTCTCGCGTTTAGCGCTCTTCCTACGACGAAAGCTATCGGCGCGGCGTTAATGAAGGAGAAATGGTtggattctctctctctctcctcactAGACGAAGATACGACTCAGCAGAGTTCTGAGTCAAGCTGCGTCATTGGGATTGACCCTGATTTGTCTGGTGCCTTGGCTCTTCTTAAATTTGACCActtgggttcttcttcttcttcttcttctgctcag GTTTTTGATACACCTCACATCCCAGTTTTAGTTGGGAAAAGAGTAAGAAAACGTTTGGACGCAAAGTCAATTGTGCAATTGATTCAGAGTTTAGATGTTCCTTCTG GAAGCAGAGTATATATAGAACAATCGAATCCGTTTCCCAAAGATGGAAAACAG GGTTGGTATAGTGGAGGATTTGGATATGGGTTATGGATAGGAACACTTGTTGCTTCAGGCTTTTGTGTCATTCCAGTCTCTGCATCTTTATGGAAGAGGCATTTTCAACTTGCCAGTGGTAGTAGCACAAAG GACGATAGTAGACGAGTTGCAGCAGAGTTGTTTCCATCGCTTAGTTCGCAACTTAAGAGGAAAAAGGATCATGGTCGAGCTGAAGCACTGCTCATTGCAGCATATGGTGAAGCCCTTAGAACAGAGAAGCTGTTGATCCCGCCACAATTACTTGTCCCTCAGATTAACTACTTAGAAAACCAGTTAGTGGAGGTTCagtaa
- the LOC104703501 gene encoding F-box protein At2g26850-like has translation MLLYLLITCISFFLFFKSLCQPTWISKTKTLFSFYFYKNPFMKILHPTTPDLASPVLNQMSILDLPDLPLDCILDLLPPSELCSLSRVCSSLRERCVSDYLWEKHLITKWGKILGPAAHKEWQCYRSSPYHLDSPHHQTEQPWLAKIISLIRSHSSIFRDGYQRMIDAPSVSLDSTMSFYLSLETGRFWFPAQVYNRENGHVGFMLSCYDAQLSYDTHTNTFQARFPPHGRRAIAVEKDVTWERIRAAPIDASPHHLYISDSLKELKPGDHIEIQWRRNKEFPYGWWYSVVGHLDSCDGNLNHCHCHISEIVVLEFKQYTIGSRWRKTMINRKDHREKGNEEDGFYGGIRKLNCKEDIARWKCLWPSSFLE, from the exons ATGCTTCTATACTTATTGATCACTTGtatatctttcttcttgtttttcaaaTCTCTATGCCAACCTACATGGAtatctaaaaccaaaaccttGTTCTCCTTCTACTTCTACAAGAACCCCTTCATGAAAATCCTACACCCGACCACACCAGACCTAGCCTCTCCAGTTCTTAACCAAATGTCGATTCTTGACCTTCCGGACCTTCCTCTCGACTGCATTCTCGACCTTCTTCCTCCCTCTGAACTATGTAGCTTGTCTAGGGTATGTAGCTCcttgagagagagatgtgtGAGTGATTATTTGTGGGAGAAACACTTGATAACCAAATGGGGAAAAATTCTTGGACCTGCTGCTCACAAAGAGTGGCAATGCTATAGATCTTCCCCATATCATCTTGATTCTCCTCATCACCAAACTGAACAACCTTGGCTGGCCAAAATCATATCTCTGATTCGATCTCATTCTTCCATTTTTCGAGATGGTTATCAAAGGATGATAGATGCACCCTCTGTGTCACTTGATTCTACCATGAGCTTCTACCTTTCTCTTGAAACAGGTCGATTTTGGTTCCCAGCTCAAGTATACAACCGTGAG AATGGACATGTAGGGTTCATGTTGTCATGTTATGATGCTCAGCTAAGCTATGACACTCACACTAATACTTTTCAAGCTAG GTTTCCACCACATGGTAGAAGAGCAATTGCGGTTGAAAAGGATGTGACATGGGAGAGGATAAGAGCAGCTCCCATTGATGCATCACctcatcatctatatatatcagATTCTTTAAAGGAGTTGAAACCTGGAGATCACATCGAGATCCAgtggagaagaaacaaagagtttcCTTATG GATGGTGGTATAGTGTTGTTGGCCACTTGGATTCATGTGATGGCAATCTCAACCATTGTCATTGCCATATTAGTG AGATAGTAGTGCTGGAATTTAAACAGTACACAATTGGATCAAGGTGGAGAAAAACAATGATCAACAGGAAAGATCATAGAGAGAAAGGTAATGAAGAAGACGGATTCTATGGAGGAATACGAAAGCTAAACTGTAAAGAAGATATTGCAAGGTGGAAATGTCTCTGGCCATCATCCTTCTTGGAGTAG
- the LOC109125689 gene encoding uncharacterized protein LOC109125689, translating to MGKVTSLALFMIILAVIVIEGEAKSAIECNKICRQHCQRSSPASECVACLKKCYETPPVQVRTGNSVMEYEEEKYQ from the coding sequence ATGGGAAAGGTAACTAGCTTAGCATTGTTCATGATCATATTAGCGGTAATTGTGATAGAAGGCGAAGCAAAATCGGCGATAGAATGCAATAAGATTTGTCGACAGCATTGTCAACGTTCATCACCGGCGTCAGAATGTGTGGCTTGTCTTAAAAAATGTTACGAAACTCCACCAGTTCAAGTTAGAACTGGGAACTCTGTCATGgagtatgaagaagaaaaatatcaataa
- the LOC104703502 gene encoding non-specific phospholipase C2-like, producing MFIKICISPLALILLLTVTILHNHVHATSPIKTIVVVVMENRSFDHMLGWMKKLNPEINGVDGSESNPVSASDPSSKKIKFGSGSHYVDPDPGHSFQAIREQVFGSNDTTMDPPPMNGFVQQAYSEDPSGNMSSSVMNGFEPDKVPVYKSLVSEFAVFDRWFASVPSSTQPNRMFVHSATSAGATSNDPLSLAKGYPQRTIFDNLDDEDISFGIYYQNIPAVLFYRRLRKLKYVFKFHSYGLSFKDHAEKGKLPAYTVIEQRYMDTKSEPASDDHPSHDVYQGQKFIKEVYEILRASPQWNESLLIITYDEHGGYFDHVSTPVRNVPSPDGIVGQEPFLFQFNRLGIRVPTIAVSPWIEKGTVVHGPNGSPFPSSEYEHSSIPATVKKLFNLSTPFLTKRDEWAGTFENILQIRKEPRTDCPETLPEPVRIRMGEANEKALLTEFQQELVQLAAVLKGDNMLTTFPKEISKGMTVIEGKRYMEDAVKRFLGAGRSALAMGANKEELVHMKPSLIERKP from the exons atgttcatcAAAATATGCATTTCACCACTTGCGTTGATTCTCCTATTAACAGTAACGATCTTACACAACCATGTCCATGCAACAAGTCCGATCAAAACCATCGTAGTTGTTGTGATGGAGAATAGATCGTTCGATCACATGCTTGGATGGATGAAGAAACTGAACCCGGAGATCAACGGTGTGGACGGGTCGGAGTCAAACCCGGTCTCAGCATCGGACCCTTCCTCTAAAAAGATCaaattcggttcgggttcgCATTACGTGGATCCAGACCCGGGTCATTCGTTTCAGGCTATAAGGGAGCAAGTGTTCGGGTCAAATGATACAACCATGGATCCTCCACCGATGAATGGGTTTGTTCAACAAGCATATTCCGAGGACCCCAGTGGTAACATGTCGTCAAGTGTTATGAATGGATTTGAACCTGATAAGGTTCCTGTCTACAAGTCTCTTGTCTCCGAGTTTGCTGTTTTCGATAG ATGGTTTGCCTCGGTACCATCATCGACACAACCAAACCGCATGTTCGTGCACTCAGCGACGTCAGCAGGAGCAACCAGCAACGACCCTCTTTCACTTGCGAAGGGTTATCCTCAAAGAACCATTTTCGACAATCTTGACGACGAAGATATCTCTTTCGGGATATACTACCAGAATATTCCGGCGGTACTGTTTTACCGGCGCCTAAGGAAACTCAAATACGTGTTTAAGTTCCATAGCTATGGACTCTCTTTCAAGGATCATGCTGAGAAAGGGAAGCTCCCTGCCTACACTGTGATTGAGCAACGTTACATGGACACCAAGTCGGAACCGGCTTCTGATGATCATCCATCCCATGATGTCTACCAAGGAcag AAGTTTATAAAGGAAGTGTACGAGATCCTAAGAGCGAGTCCACAGTGGAATGAATCTCTATTAATTATCACTTACGACGAGCACGGTGGGTACTTCGACCACGTGTCCACACCGGTTCGTAATGTTCCTAGCCCGGACGGTATAGTTGGACAAGAACCGTTCCTTTTCCAATTCAACCGGTTAGGTATTCGTGTACCAACAATAGCAGTGTCACCATGGATCGAGAAAGGAACGGTCGTACATGGACCAAACGGGTCTCCATTTCCATCGTCGGAGTACGAGCACTCTTCCATCCCCGCGACTGTGAAGAAACTGTTCAACCTATCAACGCCTTTCCTCACAAAGAGAGATGAATGGGCTGGGACTTTTGAGAACATCTTACAGATCCGAAAGGAGCCTCGAACTGATTGCCCCGAGACGCTACCGGAACCGGTTAGGATAAGAATGGGAGAGGCGAATGAGAAAGCTTTGTTGACTGAGTTTCAGCAAGAGCTTGTACAACTAGCTGCGGTTCTAAAAGGAGATAATATGCTTACAACATTCCCTAAAGAAATAAGCAAAGGAATGACAGTTATTGAAGGGAAGAGGTACATGGAAGATGCTGTCAAAAGATTCTTAGGGGCTGGTCGTTCAGCTCTTGCCATGGGAGCGAATAAAGAAGAGCTTGTTCATATGAAACCTTCCCTCATCGAAAGGAAACCTTGA